In Passer domesticus isolate bPasDom1 chromosome 1, bPasDom1.hap1, whole genome shotgun sequence, one DNA window encodes the following:
- the LOC135304331 gene encoding leukocyte elastase inhibitor-like — MENLSSANSRFALDLFRRLSEANPTGNVFFSPVSISAALAMVLLGAKGNTEAQVLKTLHLDKVEDVHSRFQALTADINRSNAPYLLRLASRLFGEKSYSFLQDFLTNTRKLYGADLATVDFLQACDKARKEINQWVEEKTEGKIPDLLAEGSVDSMTKLVLVNAIYFKANWAEKFQEADTTDAPFRLNKNERRTVKMMYQKNKFNFGYIPEEKIRVLELPYDGRELSMIILLPDDTEEDSTGLQKMEKQLTLEKIQEWTRPEHLYSADVHVRLPKFKLEESYDLKTDLAAMGLLDVFDSGKADLSGMSGARDLFLSAVVHKAFVEVNEEGTEAAAATAGIAMLCMAIEEDFNADHPFLFFIRHNPTQSILFLGRYASP, encoded by the exons ATGGAGAACCTGTCTAGTGCCAACAGCAGATTTGCACTTGATCTGTTCAGAAGGTTGAGTGAGGCCAACCCAACAGGAAATGTCTTCTTTTCTCCTGTCAGtatctctgctgctctggccaTGGTCCTTTTGGGGGCCAAAGGTAATACAGAAGCCCAGGTGCTGAAG acGCTTCATCTTGACAAAGTTGAAGATGTTCATTCAAGATTCCAGGCTCTGACAGCGGATATAAACAGAAGCAATGCTCCCTATCTCTTACGGCTGGCCAGTCGGCTCTTTGGAGAGAAGTCCTACAGCTTTCTGCAG GATTTCCTGACTAATACACGGAAATTATATGGAGCTGACTTGGCTACAGTTGATTTTCTTCAGGCTTGTGACAAAGCCAGGAAAGAAATTAACCAGTGGGTTGAGGAGAAAACTGAAG GCAAAATCCCTGATCTGCTGGCTGAAGGCTCAGTTGATAGCATGACCAAGCTGGTACTGGTGAATGCTATTTATTTCAAAGCGAACTGGGCAGAGAAATTTCAAGAAGCTGACACCACTGATGCACCATTTCGGTTAAATAAG AATGAAAGAAGGACAGTAAAAATGAtgtatcagaaaaataaatttaattttggatACATCCCTGAAGAGAAGATCCGTGTTTTAGAGCTGCCTTACGATGGGAGAGAACTTAGTATGATCATCCTGTTACCTGATGACACTGAAGAGGACTCCACTGGACTGCAGAAG ATGGAAAAGCAGCTTACCTTAGAGAAGATCCAGGAATGGACACGTCCAGAGCATCTGTATTCCGCTGACGTTCACGTGCGTTTGCCAAAGTTTAAGCTGGAGGAAAGCTATGACCTTAAAACAGATTTAGCTGCTATGGGCTTGCTGGATGTATTTGACAGTGGCAAGGCTGACCTGTCGGGAATGTCAGGGGCACGTGACCTCTTCCTCTCTGCAGTTGTCCACAAGGCTTTTGTGGAAGTGAATGAGGAAGGCACggaagctgcagctgccactgctggcaTTGCTATGCTCTGCATGGCCATAGAAGAGGATTTCAATGCCGAccatcctttccttttctttattcGCCACAACCCAACACAAAGCATACTTTTCTTGGGCAGATATGCTTCCCCATAA